The sequence TTTTTCTCGCTCCTGTAAAGGCACCATCGACATAGCCAAATAATTCGCTTTCAAGCAAATTGGCTGGCAGTGCGGCGCAATTTACCGCTACAAAAGGGCCGCTTTTTCTAAGGCTGGCATTATGAATGCTTTGAGCAAATAGTTCCTTGCCTGTTCCGGATTCACCTGATATTAATACATTCGCATCTACTGCCGCGATTTCTTGAGCGGCGCGTTTTGTTTCAATAATTTGGTCCGAAATGCCGAGGATGTCTGAGAAATGATACTTTGCCATAAACTTTCTTGCTAATACTTCATTACGAATTTTTATTTCCATTTCTTGAATGCGTGTAATGTCTTGAAACGTAATTATAGCACCAATAATGGTTTCGTCCACAATAATGGGGGCAATATTTAGAGTGAGCCAGTGCCTGCCGTGCTGTATGACTTGACCAATCAATTCCTGTCCGTCTAATAAGCAATTATCGATGTTCACACCAGGCAAGATAGAATTTATTTTTTGTCCAAGATTTTTGGGGGCGGAACAATTTAACAAGCGTTCGGCAGCAGGATTTAATATTCTGATTATTTTTTGGCGATTGACACTAATAATGCCTTCTAAAGAATAGTCAATGAGGGCTTTGATTTCCTGGGTTTGCTGTTTTTCAATCTTCCGGGCTAAAGCAATTTTTCTGGCTTCTATAAAAGCGCTCCGTATGGAGAAGTCGCCAGAGTGGATCAAAAGCGTTTTAAAGCCTTTGGCTTTAGCTAAAGTAGCTGTTTTGATGCCTCCTACTACGACATCCGTGTCTGAGGGGGTTATGGTGGCTAGCTTCATTGGAATATCTTCTGTTTTTTCAAGGGAATGAATGGTTAATTCGATTCCCAAAATGTTCGATAGTATTTCAATATCGTAAATCATGTTACTAAAAGCCTGCATAGTCACTTTTGGATGAGGCAGTTTAGTAATTTTTTTTGCTTCATAAAAGACTTGCGCCAAGTCTTGTCCGGTAATCGTGATTTCAACAACAGGGATATTTACGTGTGATTCAATAATTAATTGAGCCGTTCCCCCTCTGGAAACAATAACATCAACATCGGTATTTTGCAGACTTCGGGCGAGGCGAATGGCTCGTTTGAGTCTGGCTAAATAAAAATCTACTTTATTTTCTAAACCGAGTTCATGGACAATTTTTTTCCCTTTTAGAAATAAATCTTTATCAGGTGAGATAAAAGCAATTTTAGACAAATTTGTTCACCTCGAACTTATTTTACTGACGAGATTGATTTACTTGTTTTTCATTATAGCAAAAATATGTAGATATATGTAGAAATTGCACTTTTCAACATTTCATATAAACCTCATTTGTAACAAAAAATCCAACAAATGTAGTATTTGTGATAAAAGATTTAAGAGAGTAATAACAAAAAAAGTAGCAAATTCAGTATTTTCTTAATTGGCACGTAAATTGCATTTAATAATAGGCGGAATAGTAAAAATAATTTTTAGGAAAGAAAAGCGAGGGGAAAAAATGTTTAAAAAATATCGACGAGTCATTCTTGTAATGTTATTTTTTGCTGCTTTTATC is a genomic window of Pelorhabdus rhamnosifermentans containing:
- a CDS encoding sigma-54-dependent Fis family transcriptional regulator, which codes for MSKIAFISPDKDLFLKGKKIVHELGLENKVDFYLARLKRAIRLARSLQNTDVDVIVSRGGTAQLIIESHVNIPVVEITITGQDLAQVFYEAKKITKLPHPKVTMQAFSNMIYDIEILSNILGIELTIHSLEKTEDIPMKLATITPSDTDVVVGGIKTATLAKAKGFKTLLIHSGDFSIRSAFIEARKIALARKIEKQQTQEIKALIDYSLEGIISVNRQKIIRILNPAAERLLNCSAPKNLGQKINSILPGVNIDNCLLDGQELIGQVIQHGRHWLTLNIAPIIVDETIIGAIITFQDITRIQEMEIKIRNEVLARKFMAKYHFSDILGISDQIIETKRAAQEIAAVDANVLISGESGTGKELFAQSIHNASLRKSGPFVAVNCAALPANLLESELFGYVDGAFTGARKKGKPGLFEMAHRGTIFLDEISEMDKYGQNRLLRVLQEKQVMRLGDDKYIPIDVRIIAATNKNLIKLVKQEQFRQDLFYRLKVLTIKISPLRNRTGDIDFLAHHFLSHYTQKHHKEREISLMAYKYLSQYSWPGNVRELMFFIERLVVIAQEKVISAETIEKYWDDKEDLSEQPPVAVASPDLSEEQRIRAALIECHSNITHAAQQLDMDRSTLYRKLKFYKIEVKKIYE